The Zingiber officinale cultivar Zhangliang chromosome 2A, Zo_v1.1, whole genome shotgun sequence genomic sequence CCCCCTTAGTTGACATAACATATAAACTTACCATTATTCTTACTTAAACACTTAAGTCAATGCACAGACCTTTGACAAAACATCACTAACTCAATCAAACATTTAAATATCTTGATTTAATAGGACTTAGCTATAGTACTATTGCACCAATGTTTCATAAACATTTACTATGCTTGGGTTCATGGTCTTGTTCAAGCTTGCCTTCACATGGGACTTGAGAAAAATTAATGACGGACAGATGATTTACTCGTCAACTAATTTTCAAGTAGTACTAGTATTAGTTTCTTTTTCATTAGAATTTTAAGATAGTATACTCACAAAATTTATCATTCATATCTAAAAATTTTTCATTAATAAATAGTGGATCTTATATAAATGATTAATCAAAGTCGATGATCTGTCATTTTTTCAGGAATTAAATTTTCAAGGCTAACCAATTAGCcacaattttttttatcaaaaagctatttttttaaaaaaaatgtatgtAAAGTTACAAGAACATTGCAGTATTCAAGGCAAGTAGGCAATTGAGTTCCTCCATGCATGCCCATTGGTTCCAATTAAATCCATCCTAATTACCTACACAAGCATTAATGATCCACAAAGCTCCTCCACGGCATCAATATCTGCCTCTTCCCTTGCTCATTTTGGAGTGAAGGCCTACAAATAGAATCCAATTAAATCATTAGTCAAAGTGAATATATATAGTTGATGAACCATTTGATAGTTAGATAGTTACGGCAAAAACGGTGGCATGGCCGGGGTCAGCTAGGTGGGCGAAGAGGTTATCAATGGGTCCGGTGCCGGTGTAGATTTGCTGGAACCAGGCGCCCATGACGGCCAGCATGGCGAGGCGGCCGTTCTTGATCTCCTTGGTCCGTAGCTCCTTGATCTTCTCCGGGTCTCCAGTGCCCCAGCCGAGGGGATCGAACCATAAACCGCCAGGGTAGCCCACGTCGGTGCCGGTGAGCTTGTTGCTGGGGAATATGGGGTCGGTGTTGACGCTCCCAGGCTTGAGGATGTCGGCCCACCGCCGCCCCTCCGCCCACCTGATCATGATGATCTCTATCACAAACAGGGTGGTGGTGTCGGTGAAGTACTCCAGCTGTCCCGCCTGGTACCATGACGGCGTGTTCAGGACGCCGATCTTTGTTAAAAACTCCGGGATGAAGATGCCGGCCGCCCCCAGCATTGCCCACCGGCAGTGCACCAGCTCCGCCTGCTGATTCCACCGCAGGCTCTCCGGATCCGACCCTGTCAGTTTCAAACAGTTGAAATTGACCACGCCAAATTGCCGACTGAtattatatatatagatagatagtTAATTACCGAGGCCGAGGGGATCGAAGCCGAAGTCGCCGGGAAGGCTGCCGTCGAGCCATGGAGGAGGAGTCCTACCGGGGAACCAGATGGGTCTGTCGGGGTTGGGCGTGGCCGTGGCGGCGACAGAGAAGGCTTGGCGGGGGGTCTGCACGGCCGGCCGACTTACTCTGTGCCTCAGACTCCTGCCCCGGAGGAAGGAAGCGCCGGTGGCGGCTGCAAGAGCAGAGGATGAGGCACAGAGTGAGGCCATCTATGGTGGTGGTGGGTGTGGGGGTGGTGgtgagatgatgatgatgaggaggaggaggaggaggaggggggagAAGAGGACGGTGGTGTTTAAAGCCACGGAAGGGATGGAGCCGGCTTATCTCATTGTGCAAAAAGGTGGGTCCTGTCGTCCAGCGGCCCCTAGACCTGGTCCCACAGGGATGGAGCCGGCTTATCTCGAAGAGATAGGTTGGTGTCGTCTTGGCGGTATTGGGGTTCGCCACGTGGAACAGGGAATCTGACCCCAAATCTTTGTGTAGGGACAAAAATATCTGGGAATTTAGTGGTGGCCAAGAATTAGATTCACCCTCGTTTTAGATCACACGAAAAAGCGTGTCAAGCCCATGCATACCTTCACTTTATCCACCACTAGTGAGTTGCAGTGGTAGAGAAGTAAATCTTGTATTTACACACTGTAAATGGATATATGTATTTAGCttgttaatatttattaataatatttataaaatatatttattaataattattttaatatattaaataaataataaaataaatttaaattatcaaattcaataatcaatcaaataattaaaaattttaaacaatcaaataaatttaaattgaaattaaagctCAATAATATCTAAGCAGGTCAAgatcgaaccaagctcaagtcaagttcaaatcaagatcaacccaagttcaaattaaacttgaattgagagttcgataatatttaaatgaaccaagttcaagtcaaggttcaaacaaactcaagctcataaaaaataaatgaagCCAAGTTTGAATAACCATTTCAAaagcttagttcattttaaaCTCGACTTGACTGAGttcgattaccttatcaaataaaatttaaacatCCTAAAGTTCGACTCGACTTAACTTATTTACAACCCTATGTCCCTACCtatgaaataaattttcaaattatgaTACATTATTTCGTTAGGTGGAAAACatattaaattgtgccaaatataAATTACTTAAATTCATCTTGCTTGGCTTATTTATTATAACATATTTTATTTATAGAGGACTTTTAAGGAAAAAATTCATTTATAttctttaaatttgatttttaaaatatttaaaattactttttgtgttaCATATCTCCCCAGATTATAGCCGAGCTGATCACTGCATGCTAAATTTATAAAATCTACAAGAGTCGATTCTGACAAAATTGATATGAAAAACATCCTCTCACATGATAATCTGttgaattttctaatttatctattcTGATTAACCTTTTTATAGAGGCCTATAGAGCCCTTTGGGACGTCTGGAATTGCACGACCTTTTGAAGAAAAACGAAGGCAACTTTTTGAAAATAAGCATATACAACCTGCTTGCTAACTGGCCAATCAGATTATGAAGAAAGAGAAATTGTAAATGAGAGCTTAATACAGACTCAGACAGATACAAGCCTTATTACCTGACATAACCAGATACAAATCTATTAGAACTACTGATCATGGATCAAGTTCTCACTTAACTAGACAGTGGCAGCAGGACATGGCTGGACTTGACTTAATAATGCAGATGAACAACCTAGAAAGATCAGGCCACATTTGAATGACAGAAGTCTAACAACAAAAATCACAGAGCATCAACAATCTCAGCAGCAACTAACCACCTCACCTACCATAACTCCTGAAAAGCCCCAAAGAATGCTGCAAACATACCAATAGTACCCATAAAACCAGGCAAAGGCAATGGAGCAAGAAAGGCAACACACAAGTTGCAAATGGGCACTAACTAGGGTATGACACAGCTGCTGTCTGAAACTAGAAATCTGAGCCAGTGTTCAACTGAGATGGGGAATTAGCACACTACATCCTGCAGCAAGGAAAACCTAGACCATACACATAAACAACAGCTACTTGCCACACAGAAAGACAGTTCAACCCAAACAGAACTACCAGTTCTGATCAATGAGAATTTAAAGGAAGCTGCACTAGAAGCCCAGAGTTTGATTTCACAGCAAATACACAGCCCCTTGGGGTGGACAGAACAATGGGCAGGCATGAAGACGAGGAATGGGGCCTTGGGAGAATACAAACTAGGTCAAAGACAAACAAGGGAAGGGCTCCAACAGTAACTACTGAGATAGAGCAGGACTACCAAAGGACAGGACTCTCTAAGCCACTCATCACTTGTCTCCATCTCCAAATTGGTATCAAGACAGGTACAAGGATTCAAATAAagcaaaataaaggaaaaagaagcAACTGAAATATCAAATGGTGCAGCACAAGTCTCAGTGCAAGAAACAGATCCAAAAATTGGAATAGTACAGGCAAAAAATGGACAGAACCAGGTGGCTACaaggaagaagggaaaactaaaaAGCCCATCAATAGACGACAATTGACGCCtaaaccaacataaacattggtGCTTTGAACATACGAGGCCTCAATAAAGGCCTCAAACGTGGCAAACCTCCTCCTGAATAAAAGTTGAATGTGTTGTACATCATGGAAGCCAAGCTAACTATTCAATGCtatcaaaaactgaaaaccatCGGATTTCAGCAATGAAATACAGAACGACAACTAGGTAGTTCAACCAGAAGCAGGATGTTACTAATATGGAACACTAAAACTATCACTCTAGACATTCAATAATGGGAAGAGCAGTTTATCCAAACTCAAATTAAGTGCAATATCTCTGGACTCACATATGCAATAACATTTGTGTATGACTAGTTTTCCATCACCAATCGAAATTCTATGTGGGCAAGCCTTCAACAAATAGGTGAAACAAGGGACTTACCATGGCTTGTCATACGAGATTTCAACTCCCCACTTTCTCAGTAGATAAACAAGGTGCATTAGATGTTACAACCTATAGCATGACTGGCTTTCAAGAGTTTTCCCTCATGGTAGGAGTGGAATACCTTCATTCTACTGGTTGCCAATTCACCTAGACCAATAGGCACATAGTTTGCAAACTCGACCATGCCATGGTTAATAGATTATGGTTCGAGAAGAATAGGAGTAGTTTTGCATAATTCAGAGCCCAGAAGTTTACTCTGATCATGCTACATGTGTAGTCTCCCTATTAGAAAACTAAAGACACAAAATCAAACCATTCAAGTTCTACAACATGTGGATGACCCATACGAGCTTTATCCGACTAGTGCAAGATAATTGGGACCAAGCAAGCACATGAATTACAATTGGCATAGCTCAATACAAACTCAAACATAAGTTCACTATGCTAAAGAAGGGGTTTAGGCAACTTAATCATCAAAACTACCAACACAATCAAGAAAGATCAAAAAGAGCAAAACAACACCCGGAGGATATCCAACAAAGAGGCCTCAATGAAGGAAGGATGGATGAGGAATACAAAGAAGCAAGAAGATGAATACCTTTTCAAA encodes the following:
- the LOC122040033 gene encoding photosystem I chlorophyll a/b-binding protein 2, chloroplastic-like, producing the protein MASLCASSSALAAATGASFLRGRSLRHRVSRPAVQTPRQAFSVAATATPNPDRPIWFPGRTPPPWLDGSLPGDFGFDPLGLGSDPESLRWNQQAELVHCRWAMLGAAGIFIPEFLTKIGVLNTPSWYQAGQLEYFTDTTTLFVIEIIMIRWAEGRRWADILKPGSVNTDPIFPSNKLTGTDVGYPGGLWFDPLGWGTGDPEKIKELRTKEIKNGRLAMLAVMGAWFQQIYTGTGPIDNLFAHLADPGHATVFAAFTPK